A genomic segment from Malus domestica chromosome 05, GDT2T_hap1 encodes:
- the LOC114825135 gene encoding uncharacterized protein, whose translation MDVDGEAYHVGKAYREAFYTAACWLHQHHPKTLASNITPTFTLSFGCFSDTVRILHLLLEGQDPELSVLRYADYQFLHDRILDLFMQHLKSDIENLKQSDTNDGGRRTSISEAALSCNSDCELYAQAYSTTKMRESIAKKFFPRAECQGDAAEADYVDMVLQRLTNEVLMPLDKAFYDPRNDPPVEEEEDRSRVVHKYLEEVKSGKTKIVADALLPHEIIRNIHHWNVGVVAELQWIAMVEDFKKQGKMNNCLAVCDIINLTLKDEVPIALGLLVSELSEEPWKGKVVSHGSCPEMHLISGKDVRYGCEFVRRLLNPINPYRDFGSLFDLILEVAVNENLKPEQMVRKVFVFSHRDYDYKIGDEKLVVSD comes from the coding sequence ATGGACGTGGATGGAGAAGCCTATCACGTTGGAAAAGCCTACAGAGAAGCGTTCTACACCGCGGCGTGTTGGCTACACCAACACCACCCCAAAACCCTAGCGTCCAACATCACACCCACGTTTACCCTGTCGTTCGGGTGCTTTAGTGACACCGTCCGGATTCTGCACCTGCTTCTAGAAGGCCAAGATCCTGAATTATCAGTTTTAAGGTACGCGGACTATCAATTTTTGCACGACCGGATTTTGGATCTTTTTATGCAGCACCTGAAGTCtgatattgaaaatttgaagcaaTCTGATACTAATGATGGTGGCCGCCGCACGTCCATAAGCGAGGCTGCGTTAAGTTGCAATTCCGATTGTGAACTGTACGCCCAGGCCTATAGCACCACGAAGATGCGTGAAAGCATTGCAAAGAAGTTTTTCCCACGAGCGGAATGCCAAGGTGATGCTGCGGAGGCAGATTATGTCGACATGGTCCTACAACGCCTCACGAATGAGGTTTTGATGCCCTTAGACAAGGCCTTCTATGACCCCAGAAATGATCCGCcagtagaagaagaagaggatagAAGCCGTGTGGTTCACAAGTATTTGGAGGAGGTGAAATCTGGCAAGACGAAGATCGTGGCAGATGCTTTGCTGCCACATGAGATCATACGCAATATACATCACTGGAATGTTGGGGTAGTGGCTGAGCTTCAGTGGATAGCAATGGTGGAGGACTTCAAAAAGCAAGGCAAGATGAACAACTGCTTGGCTGTATGTGACATCATCAACTTGACATTAAAGGACGAGGTCCCCATTGCTTTGGGACTTTTGGTGTCTGAATTGAGTGAAGAGCCATGGAAAGGGAAAGTGGTCAGTCACGGTTCTTGCCCTGAGATGCATTTGATATCAGGCAAGGACGTTAGGTACGGGTGCGAATTCGTTAGGAGGTTATTGAATCCGATCAACCCGTATCGTGATTTTGGCAGTctgtttgatttgattttggaaGTGGCTGTGAATGAGAATTTGAAGCCGGAGCAAATGGTTCGGAAGGTTTTTGTGTTCAGTCACCGAGACTATGATTATAAGATTGGTGATGAAAAACTAGTTGTCAGTGATTAG